A portion of the Lolium rigidum isolate FL_2022 chromosome 1, APGP_CSIRO_Lrig_0.1, whole genome shotgun sequence genome contains these proteins:
- the LOC124685160 gene encoding formin-like protein 6, translating to MSLFRRLFNWRMPSGLVEISGNILVFDHCFSTDLFEEDELKPYIGGILKQLLARYSIDSFMVFNFEGSKKNNQTARIFSGYDMSAMGYPRNYEGCPLLTLEMIHHFLRSSESWLSLSKDNFLLIHSEHGGWPVLAFALAALLVYLRRCGDERKAIETVHKHAPPEVVELYSPLDPAPSQLRYLKYVSRRHISPELWPPADRMLNLNCVIIRKVPNFDGQGGCRPIFRIYGPDPLVLTDSRAKVLFSTPKTSDFVHLYTQEDNEIIKVNVRCPVRGDIVMECITVDEDFNHEVMVFRVMFNTAFIEDNLLLLDRDQIDILWDTQHRFPVDFRVEVIFSEIDTTTPVHTSESLSDQKESFSNLDAEFSHVDLSSKSNHTTEGASDHKGLNNVHDGFDVISLQETQNSNTTTEQGILDSKSVQFFQIEPVNVHSSAPKFDNGKVAVADTLSLPEAEPFGPYSQELELSEHESAPSSAPKFDGDKDAVADTLSLPEAESNGTSSQERELFEDASALSSAPKFDGDRNAVADILSLPEAESNGTSSQDREHFEDGPAMEKLEGDTIKTTPNYDIPSVDPSGSEAGAATAEWSDTNTDTFLSGTPSSSAPSSPPRFDEDTMDS from the exons ATGTCGCTCTTCCGGCGGCTGTTCAACTGGCGGATGCCGTCCGGCCTCGTCGAGATCTCCGGCAACATTTTGG TATTTGACCACTGCTTCTCCACGGATTTGTTTGAAGAAGACGAGCTGAAACCATACATCGGAGGCATCTTGAAACAGCTACTTGCCCGCTACTCCATCGATTCTTTTATGGTATTCAACTTCGAGGGAAGCAAGAAGAACAACCAAACTGCCCGGATTTTCTCAGGCTATGATATGAGTGCGATGGGATACCCACGTAACTATGAAGGGTGCCCTTTGCTCACATTGGAGATGATTCACCATTTTCTTAGGTCTAGTGAAAGCTGGCTTTCGTTAAGCAAGGATAACTTCCTGCTTATACATTCAGAACACGGGGGGTGGCCGGTCCTTGCTTTTGCATTGGCAGCCCTACTGGTTTACCTTCGAAGATGCGGAGATGAGAGGAAGGCGATAGAGACGGTCCACAAACATGCACCACCTGAGGTGGTTGAGCTCTACTCACCACTGGACCCAGCACCTTCTCAGTTGAGATACTTGAAGTATGTGTCAAGAAGGCACATATCACCAGAACTGTGGCCTCCTGCTGACAGGATGCTGAATTTGAATTGTGTAATCATCAGGAAGGTACCAAATTTTGATGGTCAAGGGGGATGTAGGCCAATATTTCGAATTTATGGCCCAGATCCCTTGGTGCTTACTGACAGTAGGGCCAAAGTTCTCTTTTCAACTCCGAAGACAAGTGATTTCGTCCATCTTTACACGCAG GAAGACAATGAGATAATCAAGGTTAATGTTAGATGTCCTGTCCGAGGAGACATTGTCATGGAGTGCATTACCGTTGACGAGGACTTTAACCATGAAGTGATGGTATTCAGAGTTATGTTTAACACAGCTTTTATTGAAGACAACCTTTTGTTACTTGATAGGGACCAGATTGACATTCTATGGGACACTCAACACCGGTTTCCTGTAGACTTCAGAGTTGAG GTTATATTTTCGGAGATAGACACCACCACTCCGGTTCATACTTCTGAGTCGTTGAGCGACCAGAAAGAAAGCTTTTCTAATCTTGATGCTGAATTCAGTCATGTGGATTTGTCAAGCAAAAGCAATCACACCACAGAAGGTGCATCAGATCATAAGGGATTAAACAATGTGCATGATGGCTTTGATGTGATATCTCTCCAGGAAACACAAAACAGCAATACCACAACTGAACAGGGCATTCTAGATAGCAAATCTGTCCAGTTTTTTCAGATAGAACCAGTAAATGTCCATTCTTCTGCACCAAAGTTTGACAACGGCAAAGTTGCTGTTGCTGATACATTATCTTTGCCAGAAGCTGAACCCTTTGGCCCATACTCTCAAGAACTTGAACTCTCTGAGCATGAATCTGCACCTTCTTCTGCACCGAAGTTTGATGGCGACAAAGATGCGGTCGCTGACACACTATCCTTGCCAGAAGCTGAATCCAATGGCACAAGCTCTCAAGAACGCGAACTATTCGAGGATGCATCTGCACTTTCTTCTGCACCGAAGTTTGATGGAGACAGAAATGCTGTTGCTGATATATTATCCTTGCCTGAAGCTGAATCCAACGGCACAAGCTCTCAAGACCGTGAACACTTTGAGGATGGACCTGCAATGGAGAAACTAGAAGGGGATACCATCAAGACCACACCAAATTACGATATTCCTTCGGTAGACCCCTCAGGTTCAGAAGCTGGCGCAGCCACGGCTGAATGGTCTGACACCAACACAGATACATTCCTGTCAGGTACCCCGTCAAGCAGCGCTCCATCTAGCCCACCAAggttcgacgaagataccatggacAGCTGA